Within Salvia splendens isolate huo1 chromosome 21, SspV2, whole genome shotgun sequence, the genomic segment aataatgcaacaataCAACATAAATAATGGACTCAGATTGCAAGAACAAGACCTCAATCATCAAACAGTAGTTATTATACagcaaattttgaaatatgtcaAAACAGGGTCCTGCAATAATCTGGTCAATAATGCATGCACTCAATAATGTCccacaacaaaaaaacaaataataaccATATTGAATCTTGACTGAGTTGCTTAACCATCATAGACAATACCCGTATTAATGCCTAATATAGACAACATAATGCAAAAATCATGGTACATAATGCACagtctaaaataaataatgcacatacatAATTTTGACTGAGTTTATTCAGTAAAAAACACACCACCCTACATAATGCATCATttactgcacataatgacacttacatatatacataatgcactaatcaAACATGCAATTATCCTTCCACACCATCGACAGATACGATATTGAAATAGACAGACAATGAAATACCCTTCCATAGAAACAACATCTATGCTACCGAATTGTAAGTTCAGCGACATAAATATACCTGTATATTGAGATGGTTGTGAGCGCGTACGTCCTCGCTTAGACATTTTCGGTAGGTCAGAAAAAATACCTATAAGATACGCGAAACCATGATTTTAAACCAAAAAACTTTGACTTCCCGTCGTTTACGGTGAATACCATGAACAAACTACTCCGTATTTCTGATTTACAAACGACACGCCATCATTGAAGTTccaatttttactttttagtaaCTACAAAATCAAATCAACGAATTCCAGAAAAATCTTTTCAAAAATACCTGGTTGAATTGTTGATTATAATTGAAATCGTGTAGCCTGCTTTGGTTCGTTGACACTGCTGGGTGGAGAAATCTCGGAATTTTTCAAACTTCTGACGAACACTCAGAGAGGCGGACGGTTTTAGGGTTTATGGtagtggagagagtggagagAGATTACAGAGTTTTGAATGAGGGTGAATGAAAAGACGGTATGATTCAAATCCCACCAAAACCGGACTTGCCAAATTCTGGCGGTTCATCTAAAATGTGACATGACTGTAataccctcataatgcattaATAAACGACCTATAATGCAACTCGGCGACAGAATCTTAGAATCAATCTGGGACGTTGATGGATCAGATCTAAcgactaataataataaaaagaagaaagaatctaagggatgaaaaggagaataatgctcccctatatatacacatatatggAGATGATCAATGTTCGTTTAGGAGCGTCTATTAAGTAGCTTCTAATAAACTTCTTTAATATTCTTAGCTTCTAATAAACTTCTTTAATATTCTTGCTTTAATATCTAAAGATTGTTTAGTAACTTAGTTATGTATTGTTATATCTAAAGTTTGATACCATAATACTCCGTACAAGAATCTTTTGTATTTAAAACTGTGACGAAAACAGTATATATCAGTTTATGTTTGTTTAGGAGCTATTAagcttttaaaaaaattcatttaattcaatttttttttcataattaagCAATATAATTCTAATACTATATCATCAGTGTTTACATCTTTCAGTTTCATTTTCTTTGTATAGCTTATAAACTCCACCGACACCCCAAATCACTAAATGAATATACAAAAAGGTTTCTAACGACGGTCTACATAACTTTtgaaaagagaaaacaagacaTCTTTAGAGAGAAGTAAATATTGAACACATGGTCAAATTCTAGAtgtatacattatttattacaGGTAGTCGAAATTTCAGAGTTACGACTTTCTCTTCTAGTTTTGATATTAGTCTTCTGAGCGTATACATGTGAAAAGGAAGAGAAAGAAAAGGGAAATTAATTTTGAGGGATTGAGAGAGAGACCTAGCAAAAGCATCACACACAGCAGAATGGCATAAACcagcaaaaaacaaaaaaataaataaatatcagaGAGGTGTCAGTAGAAACGAAGAAATTTTTGTCTTGTTTTTGTCTCATCTGTCTCCTCACAAGACAGCAAAACGAATTCAAAAAAATCTGCTAAAATAAACTGTAGTTTCAAAATGCAATACTTCTAGAGCGCAACGGCTCACCACTTCTGTGCAGATGcaaaaactaacaaaaaatGTTATCACGGTCAATAAGTACTGAATGCTTGGCTACCTTGTCAAGTCGACTTGCTTTCTTCCCTACTCGGCCTCCAGATATATATACAGCCTGGGCTCTAATTAGACGATTCAGACCCTTCGTCTGAACTACTGTTAGGGGTGTCCTGCAATACCTCTTCTTCCGAACTACTATTACGAGCGTCCTGCAATACCTCTTCTTCCGAACTACTATTACGAGCGTCCTGCAATACCTCTTCTTCTGAACTACTATTAGGAGCATCCTGCAATACCTCTTCATCCGAACTACTATTAGGAACGGCCTGCAATACCTCTTCATCCGCATTTTCTCCATTAGGAATTGGAGCCTCGTTACCTTCAGTTATCACCTGAAGAAGTTCCAATGGGGTGGCTGCTGTGTCCAGCTCCAGGCATCCTTTTGGAGCATTTTCAGCTTCTAAGCCGGTGAGCAAGTGATTTGGAACCCGGTGAGAGAAACGGAGCATCTCTTCCTTTGGAATCCTCTTGATCACTTCAGGGTTCAAATTCGGACGAAATACTGTCTTGAAACCAACAACCTTCTCCAGGGGAGCAACACGCACACCATGTTCCTCATTGTAGTCATCCACCACGGTCACCATGTCATACTTGTGTACGACTTCATCATGGGTATGCTCATTCCAATCTGACGACCAATTTTTGTAGAGTGCCCAAACGTCACCCTTCTGGGGGACTATTAGAACACTCCCACGTGAGCTCTTTGACCAGTTAACCTTTTGAGAAAACGCATTCATTGATTTGCAGTTCTCATGCCTACCCACCCTAAACTCTCCACACGTTTTATAGAAACCTGACCCAACCCAGTCCATATTGCTGAATTCATTTGTCGTTTTGGAGTTAAGCCAGCTAACCCTTACCTTAAAAGGATCTCTACAAACCACCTTGTGAATGAGGGCATAAAAACGCGGCatgccatcatcatcatcataagCAGACCAAACTTCATTATCCCCAAACGAACTTTCTGATCTATCCTTGTCAAAATCATGAAAATCTGGATCTGGAACACTCATTGAAGCATCTTCAGGATCCTCTTTACTAGAATTAACAGTAGAATTGCAAACCTGGACCTTTCTTGGTTGATCACCATTCCCATTCCAACCAGGTCCTTCAATATTACTAGTGCCTTTACTTCCTTTCATGCCTCCCTTGGTTACGTGTTTCTCTTTGATTGCTTCAGGCTCTGACCTCCACATACTCAGTTTGTTCAGAATCTCCTTTCGAGTCTTTGCAATTAACAAACTACGCATTTCAATGGGTGTCAAATCTCTGGTACTGTTTGGTTGTTGGTAGTTGGTACCAGAACAACCATAAATCCTTGACCCTGGTGCAGTACTACCAACTCCACCATTTCCTGTAGCTACATTATAGTTCACTCCATAACGACTACTATCACCCTCTAGTTTTCTCTTTTGAAAACCTCCCTCCCTTACGGCGGACGCATGTAATTCACTGTATGACCTCTTCAACTTATCCTGTGCCTGCTGAACAACATTGGCTGCTTTTGCAGCAATAGATGGTTCTGTACTTCCAACACCAGTTGATCCAGAAGGTGGACCCTGCTGATTAGGGTATCGACCTGAATTTGTACCTGCTTGAAATGGACCCGAGTTTTTAGCAACTGGAACATTTCTTCCCTGATCAAAAGCATTCCGACTAGGATGAGAATTTGAAGATTGCTGCTGAGGAATCTGATTAGaagattttgaaaaattataggGTGGAGCTGTCTCCGAAGCCAAAAAGGCTTCACGACAATTGGGACAGAGAAGAGTACTGTTGAGATACTCCTTAAGATACTCATAATGCATCTTGCACCGATGGCAGATAGTCCAAAAAGTATCATTCCTTGGAGGTGGTGCCGGAGTTGGCttaggaggtggtggtggcggcggccgCTTAGTAACATTTTTTGGGTTCTTCGATCGGGATGGTGTCCTTTTGGCAAAGGTGAAAATCCCATTTCCCTTGGTTGCTGATGGACCACCACTATGCATCTGGACCTTCTGCTGAAACCCTCTGGGTTCCCTCCTTTGATTATATTGTATCCTCTTATTCTTATCTGATAGCAAACTCCAGGCCTCTGAAATAAGTTTAAAAGCACCATCAGCACCAACTGCTTTATTCTTATCAGGATGCAAACTCAGAGCCAACTTGCGGTAGTGTCTCTTTAGTGTTTCTTCATCAGCTGATGGGGTCACACCAAGTACTCCATACCAGTCAATTTCTCCACTTATTTTGTTCTCGGCAGAAACATACACATCAAGTGTGGTCAAAATTTGGGAAATACCATCTAACCCTGGATAAAGAGTCTGAGCCTTCAAAGCAAATTTTCTGGCACCAGCAAAATCTTTATTTTCTAACTTGCCCTCTGCAAtggattttgcccggagggctTCATCTCTGTTGCACTCCATAATTCTTCAATAGTTGCTTCTCAGTTTTCGCTTGATCACTGATGGCACTCTCACTAAACTTCACAACCCAACTGAGAATCTCCAGATCTCTAAAATATTAGTTTTCAACACCTGATTCATACAAAATGTCAAACACACCAGAATATAGAAAACAAACCCAATTTTGAGTGACAATGACTAATAATAAACCAGAATCTGGATGCACAATCCACAAAAGAGACATAAAAAGCAGTATTAATATGTACTGCTGCAAACTTAACCGGCGCAAATTACATAACTAAAACAATCAGATTAGAAAGAAACTGGTTTCCAACTTAGGCAGTAGCAGTGGCAGTGGCAGCGGATGCTTTGGATGTCAAGGTGTTGATGTCAACACCGACAAGACTAAGGGGTGGGGATCGGAGGTTTCTCAGGAAGACTTGTGGTCATGTGTGGCTGCTGTGGGGCAGCCTGCTGATGTTGTCAGCTGTCCTCCGTTCGCCAGAGAGACCGATAGAGAAGAAGATGTGAGAAGGTAGACAGCAGTCAGACTATGAGAGAGAAGTGAAGCGTCTGTCCCCTAAACCCTAATTATACATTACTATGAGCATCCACAGTGTTGCTTCCCATCGTGGTGCCACAACAGCAATTTCCTCGGTCTTAAAAAATTCCTTAAACTTCCTCACAATCATACTTCCTCAAATTTAACTATTCGGTTCCACTATTATAATACTCAAGAGGCTGTCGCACATGAGCAAGAAGACACAATACAAGTGAAAACAAGGAGGCAGGGAATACGAGGGGTCACTGAAGGATAAGTTGGATCGCAATTCACAACTTAGAGTTTAGTGGTggtttatataattttgtttgtgGATCTAATTTTCTTCTAGCTATATGACAACACAGAAAGATATATATATCACATTTGTTTgctaaaatactactcctattgTTGCTTTTGAAAAATGATGCAAGGAGAATCCAGTAAATCCAGTAAAAAAGGTACAGCGGATTGGGTGCAATAATCATCCTTCAATGggaaaaaaaaaggaacaaaaatcaaaattgagcCAGTCATCTAGCATCACCACAAAGTAGCAGAGTATAGTCCTCCATGGCAGTCGCCCTATACTTTCGCAGAAGTGACAACGGCACATCACAAACATATCAAGCATGCTCATTATACTTGATTTTGCATCTGATATCAGTTGCATGTATGAGTTCAAAACGGCAGGAACCCACGCGACCGTGTACATCTGAAATTCTACTTCACAACACAGCCTAAACTAGCAAGTTTGAAATGCTATGCCTTACATTCTTTCACTAACATCAGTTGCCAGtctaaatgaaaaataaaagagattacAAGCAGTAGAGATGTCATACAGGCTGTAATCAGCGGGAGAACACATTGCACCAAATCAGCACATTCTGGGGCAAAAACTGTCAACACATCGTAGACTTACTTCAACAGCACGAATTGAGAGGAAAATCCAAGCAGCTATCAAAACTTGCCAAAAATGGCTAAAACTCGCGAAACAGGAAATAAGCTAAAATTGAACTAAAAAGCAATGGATCTGAGATCATTCAACACCAAAAACGCACAATTCCTCTCCTGATCAAAATACAGAAACGACCCTAGATTCAGCACACAAAAAAGTTGACTAAGAAAccatagaaataaaaataccttTGCAATTCAAAATTTCAGGCAGCGGGAGTTTGAAGTTTTGGCAGGAATTTCTTCCctctcttttatttaatttttcccaCCAAATTGAAATGGAGACTGCAAAAGTTTTTCTAGTCAAACCCCCATAGACAAATGAGAAAACTGTAATGCCCCAATTGAATATCTGAAATTGAAAATGTAAGAAGGTGTAGGGTTTCACTTTTCATGTTTTAAACCTAAAGTACTAACTAGGGTTAGAATTAAGCATGGTTAATTGGCATTAGAGCTTAACTATAGTTAATTTTCAAATATTCAATAGAAtaccttttttgttttttatttatttacctTATTCATTTCTGTGGTGTGCTTTTATAGCGTATTAAAATTTTACTTAGTTTGTCAGATCCGAATAAAGTCATTTCTTCATTCATCATTATATTTTGATCTCAGTCTAAACAATTGACATCCAAAATTGTATATAGCTCATCTAATGTAccaatatttcattaaaattaacaTTGTACAGTAGTTACAAACTTACAACTCTTATTTTCTTTAGTTGATCTCTAAGGTTGTTTCTTCCCCTAGTCATTAAATCTAAATTATGTCTATTATACTTACACTTGAACACAGTTGTGATGTTTATTATACTCCACTATCTAGACTATAGAGGCCCAAAAGGTGGTAGAGTTATTGGATTAATTCAGGtagtttaaattattaaaatagtgGTGCCTCAAATAATTCAAGATTGAGATTGGACCCTCTTATCAATAGTCCCATGTCTTTCACTTTGGGCGCAAATGATGTACTACTATCATAAATTTATACATTTCTATGGAATTGATTTTGTATTGACtaaaaaaccaaaatttcatACATATCAAATTTGTTGGTGGAAAATTTCCCACCATCTATCGTCATGATTGCTCCTTTGGAACCTGGAGCTTTAGACACCAATTGTTGAAAAATAATCCATCACAAAAGCTCAACAAAGAACATGATAATTAGTAACCAATTGTTGAAAAATAATCCATCACAAAAGCTCAACAAAGAACATGATAATTAGTTACTCAACTCAAATCTTTGATACATATACTTCCTTAGTCCTATTATAATTGGAGCATTTTTATTctgcatgagattttatgtaatattgttttgtgagttacgTGTAGAGAAAATGAAATAGGACGAATagtgtttctattttaagaaatgtacgtGTGacgttaaaataaaatatttcactTAAAATAAGAGTGAGTAATATTTGTCATAATTTTTTGACGTTGTAAGTTGTAACAACACTCTAGAAGATCGATATGAAAGATTAATGGgttagattagattaataggaAATATTTCTATTGGACTTGGTCCAATGTTAcaattattctattatatatatgttCTATTGTAGATAACAGAAGACACATAAAACCTAATTTTCTAAGAGAGAAAAACGGAGCTACGTTCACAAGAGATTTCCTAGCTTTTTCTATAGaacgattgtaccgaggaattgtttctgcatcggatcagaatacacgtggacctcgatagttgtggattcaacttgcaggacacaatcgtagaagaaaataacacaacaagtaagagttagttccgttgtgtattacgtgctcaacttacaatataattatgaatctagatccgttattcttgtctgcaatttccgctgcactccttagatgaatacaagaattcctaacagtggtatcagagcatggGGCTTGATTCATAATTAAGAAATCAAAActctcatttaattaattcaaaattgaataatttcacaaaattcaaacgAAATCTAAAATCACTATCGGCTTCGAACAACAACCCCCAATCACTCTGCCGCTCCTTGATTTGATCGGCGGCTGCTTCTAGGACGCGGACGGAGGGCTCGCGCATGGCGCAGCTCCGGCTGCTGGCGCGACGGTGGGGGCAAAAGATCTGGTCGGAGAGTAGAGGCGTCGTATCAACGGCGATTGGGGACGGGGCAGGCGATGGCGGCGATGCTCTCCTGCAGGCGCCGGACTTGAATAATGACGGCGGCGTCGAGTAAAAGATGGATCAGATACAGTTCTCTCATCATCCTCTCCCGCTCTGCACATCGCCAACTGCGACGCTGTCCTCAGAATCTCCGTCGAcgccgaggcgggggaggaggaCGGAGACAGCGAGGACTGACCGATCAGCGAGAGCGATCCTTCGCTCCAGGAGCGACGGATCGTGTAGGAGACCTTATCGTATCTGGAGCGGTGGGGGCAGTGGCCGACGTTGTTGTGGAGAGCGCAGCCAACAGTTGCGGTGGTAGGGGCGGCGCTGGATCCCGGTGTCCGCGGCGGTAATGCAGCCTTCGAGAAGGCTCCGGAAGACCAAATAAGATgttaggattatcacaatccacttacatagacaagttgctaaggcgtttctcaatggagaattctaagaaaggttttcttcctatgggacatgaCATTGTATTATCAAAGAAGAATTGTCCTtttaatgacaaagaaagagacaacatgaaaaggatcacTTATGCTTCGGCTATAtgatctattatgtatgccatgatctCTACTAagccagatgtggcctatgcgcttagcatgacaggcagatttcagcaaaatcccggtgaggaacattggaaaactgttaagactattcttaagtaccttaggaggactaaagaatatttcttagtctatggtggacaaccagagttatcagttattgggtacactgatgctagttttcaaacagaccatgacgactataagtctcagtctggatatatttttgtcctcaatggtggaacaggtagttggaatagttccaaacaaggtacaactgtCGATTCCACCACCaaagccgagtatattgctgcatctgaagctgccaaagaagttgttgctttgttagagttcgttaaagaactgggtgtcattccgagtgccaatagtgcaatacctt encodes:
- the LOC121783477 gene encoding uncharacterized protein LOC121783477 encodes the protein MECNRDEALRAKSIAEGKLENKDFAGARKFALKAQTLYPGLDGISQILTTLDVYVSAENKISGEIDWYGVLGVTPSADEETLKRHYRKLALSLHPDKNKAVGADGAFKLISEAWSLLSDKNKRIQYNQRREPRGFQQKVQMHSGGPSATKGNGIFTFAKRTPSRSKNPKNVTKRPPPPPPPKPTPAPPPRNDTFWTICHRCKMHYEYLKEYLNSTLLCPNCREAFLASETAPPYNFSKSSNQIPQQQSSNSHPSRNAFDQGRNVPVAKNSGPFQAGTNSGRYPNQQGPPSGSTGVGSTEPSIAAKAANVVQQAQDKLKRSYSELHASAVREGGFQKRKLEGDSSRYGVNYNVATGNGGVGSTAPGSRIYGCSGTNYQQPNSTRDLTPIEMRSLLIAKTRKEILNKLSMWRSEPEAIKEKHVTKGGMKGSKGTSNIEGPGWNGNGDQPRKVQVCNSTVNSSKEDPEDASMSVPDPDFHDFDKDRSESSFGDNEVWSAYDDDDGMPRFYALIHKVVCRDPFKVRVSWLNSKTTNEFSNMDWVGSGFYKTCGEFRVGRHENCKSMNAFSQKVNWSKSSRGSVLIVPQKGDVWALYKNWSSDWNEHTHDEVVHKYDMVTVVDDYNEEHGVRVAPLEKVVGFKTVFRPNLNPEVIKRIPKEEMLRFSHRVPNHLLTGLEAENAPKGCLELDTAATPLELLQVITEGNEAPIPNGENADEEVLQAVPNSSSDEEVLQDAPNSSSEEEVLQDARNSSSEEEVLQDARNSSSEEEVLQDTPNSSSDEGSESSN